A window from Enterocloster bolteae encodes these proteins:
- a CDS encoding MFS transporter translates to MKTIADNRQSKKWISFGTLVLGAGTIYKLGCLKDAFYVPMQEFMGLTHTQIGTAMSVAGLISTFGFLISIYLTDRVSKKVMIPMSLMGIGLLGIGLSTFPPYWLFLLINCGLAVCADMLYWPTMLKTVRLLGSEEEQGRMFGIMEAGRGLVDTVIAFGALGVFALLGSNAASLKAAILFYSAVPMVIGIIAYFLLEPDEIKAVNAAGEKVSRNKAAMDNVILALKNKNIWLVSFNVFSVYCVYCGLTYFIPFLKDLYAIPAVLVGAYGIINQYALKMLGGPVGGYLTDKVFHSATKYLRVVFVITGTALTVFAFLPHSHMNVYFGMLMTLSIGACVFSMRAIFFAPMDEINVPREITGSAMSLGSFIGYLPGAFLYSIYGSILDHNPGLSGYRIVFLIMAVSAGAGFLLSSYILSVIGKDKAINN, encoded by the coding sequence ATGAAAACAATTGCAGACAACCGTCAATCAAAAAAGTGGATTTCATTTGGAACATTGGTGCTGGGTGCCGGAACCATTTATAAGCTGGGGTGTTTAAAGGATGCTTTTTATGTTCCCATGCAGGAATTTATGGGACTCACACACACACAGATAGGTACAGCCATGAGTGTGGCCGGACTGATTTCCACTTTCGGCTTTCTGATCTCCATCTATCTCACGGACCGGGTGTCTAAAAAGGTCATGATTCCCATGTCGCTTATGGGCATCGGTTTACTGGGCATCGGCCTTTCTACCTTCCCGCCCTACTGGCTCTTTCTGTTAATCAACTGCGGCCTCGCCGTCTGTGCGGACATGCTCTACTGGCCCACCATGTTAAAGACGGTCCGTCTTTTGGGTTCAGAAGAAGAACAGGGCCGTATGTTCGGTATCATGGAAGCCGGACGGGGACTTGTGGATACAGTCATTGCCTTTGGCGCCCTGGGCGTCTTCGCACTGCTCGGAAGCAATGCCGCCAGCCTGAAGGCTGCCATCCTTTTTTACTCAGCAGTCCCCATGGTAATCGGCATCATCGCTTATTTCCTTCTTGAGCCGGACGAGATAAAGGCTGTCAATGCTGCCGGAGAAAAAGTGAGCCGAAACAAGGCAGCTATGGATAATGTAATTCTGGCCCTTAAAAACAAGAACATCTGGCTGGTATCATTTAATGTTTTTTCGGTCTATTGTGTTTACTGCGGACTTACATATTTTATTCCCTTCCTCAAAGACCTGTATGCGATACCTGCTGTTTTGGTTGGCGCTTATGGAATCATCAACCAATATGCCCTGAAAATGCTGGGCGGTCCTGTGGGCGGCTACCTGACCGATAAGGTATTCCATTCCGCCACAAAATATCTGCGCGTGGTATTTGTTATTACAGGAACAGCCCTGACTGTCTTTGCGTTCCTTCCCCACAGCCATATGAATGTATATTTCGGCATGCTCATGACCCTCAGCATCGGTGCCTGTGTATTCAGCATGCGGGCCATATTCTTCGCTCCCATGGATGAGATTAACGTACCCAGGGAAATAACCGGCTCCGCCATGTCACTTGGTTCCTTCATCGGTTATCTGCCCGGCGCATTCCTCTACTCCATCTATGGGAGTATCCTGGACCACAATCCCGGCCTCAGCGGCTACCGCATTGTATTCCTTATCATGGCCGTGTCCGCCGGCGCCGGATTCCTGCTGAGCAGTTACATATTAAGTGTGATTGGTAAGGATAAGGCCATCAATAATTAA